Proteins encoded within one genomic window of Bradyrhizobium sp. CB1717:
- a CDS encoding acyl-CoA dehydrogenase family protein: MYAQVYSQFREAQERTAEGRAAALYSSLISDLSQLNFADADDRRAFPPTLHSILARHGLFGLTTPGEHGGLALPLQEAINFISATASFDVSAASTLVIHNFLALPCIQAAPHIPEQKHIIWGATRGDLCAFALTEPGAGSAPRHIEASALMREDKVRISGRKIWIGLADWARWIVCFARASGPDAKGRLVGVLVDRQAPGLKVTHEHRTLGLRGIIQNTLEFHDVEVPRSYVLSRDQDGWGAAASSMNRGRVGVAAMGLGALERAIQVAASYASHRRLGKLRMIENSYIEQLFGQMVLRREVVKAMLAASCRLVSAQGAPNVHLASATKVLSSEWCGLVADQCVQLLGGRGYDEGAPLAKIYRDARILRIFEGPTEALLSHLGRCLLSKATRDEIANLFRSVGAASVHAAAIEELSGLNETDGAVLIYAGWLTTLGLAKAVMSAGCFSASDCAAAAADLVSSELATLRTRAPTRQSVEVRDRASRTLTTFLEDAACSIRSPVLTNDYLRLVQYV, from the coding sequence ATGTATGCTCAGGTTTACTCCCAATTCCGGGAGGCGCAGGAACGCACGGCCGAGGGCCGTGCAGCTGCACTATACTCCAGTTTGATCTCTGACCTCAGTCAGCTGAATTTCGCTGACGCGGATGACCGCCGGGCATTCCCTCCGACCCTACACAGCATATTGGCAAGGCATGGACTGTTCGGGCTCACCACACCAGGAGAGCACGGCGGATTAGCTCTTCCGTTGCAGGAAGCCATCAATTTCATCTCCGCCACTGCATCCTTCGATGTCTCCGCTGCCTCTACCCTCGTCATCCATAACTTCCTGGCCTTGCCCTGCATCCAAGCGGCACCGCACATCCCCGAGCAAAAGCATATCATTTGGGGTGCAACACGTGGCGATCTCTGCGCTTTCGCTTTGACGGAGCCCGGAGCTGGCTCGGCCCCGAGGCACATAGAGGCTTCGGCTCTCATGCGCGAAGATAAAGTTCGTATCTCTGGCCGCAAGATCTGGATCGGCCTCGCTGACTGGGCTCGCTGGATCGTTTGCTTTGCGCGCGCGTCTGGACCCGATGCGAAAGGTCGCCTCGTTGGTGTACTCGTTGACAGGCAAGCTCCAGGCCTAAAGGTCACGCACGAGCATCGCACACTCGGTCTACGTGGCATCATTCAGAATACCCTGGAGTTCCACGACGTCGAGGTGCCGCGTTCGTACGTGCTCTCTCGCGATCAAGACGGCTGGGGCGCGGCGGCATCTAGTATGAACCGCGGCCGTGTCGGTGTGGCTGCTATGGGTCTTGGAGCCCTTGAGCGCGCTATCCAGGTCGCAGCCTCTTATGCAAGCCATCGTCGGCTCGGTAAACTGCGTATGATCGAGAACAGCTACATCGAGCAGTTATTTGGACAGATGGTGCTGCGGCGGGAAGTCGTGAAGGCGATGCTGGCCGCATCCTGCCGACTTGTTTCAGCGCAGGGCGCGCCAAACGTCCACCTTGCGTCGGCAACGAAGGTTTTGTCCTCGGAGTGGTGCGGCCTTGTCGCTGATCAATGCGTCCAGCTGTTAGGTGGCCGTGGTTACGACGAGGGAGCGCCTTTAGCCAAAATCTATCGAGACGCTCGCATCCTTCGCATCTTCGAAGGTCCGACTGAGGCACTCCTATCACATCTCGGCCGCTGCCTCCTCTCTAAAGCCACGCGTGACGAAATAGCCAATCTCTTTCGGTCAGTTGGAGCGGCATCAGTCCATGCTGCTGCAATCGAGGAGCTCTCTGGGCTCAATGAGACCGACGGTGCCGTGCTGATCTATGCGGGTTGGCTCACCACATTGGGACTGGCAAAAGCTGTCATGTCTGCTGGTTGCTTCTCTGCCTCAGATTGCGCGGCAGCGGCGGCTGACCTGGTCAGTTCCGAACTTGCAACTCTCCGTACTCGCGCGCCGACTCGGCAATCTGTCGAAGTCCGCGATCGGGCTAGTCGGACTCTGACCACCTTCCTTGAAGACGCGGCTTGTTCTATTCGCTCACCTGTCCTCACGAACGATTACCTTAGATTGGTGCAGTATGTCTGA
- the groL gene encoding chaperonin GroEL (60 kDa chaperone family; promotes refolding of misfolded polypeptides especially under stressful conditions; forms two stacked rings of heptamers to form a barrel-shaped 14mer; ends can be capped by GroES; misfolded proteins enter the barrel where they are refolded when GroES binds) — protein MSAKEVKFGVDARDRMLRGVDILANAVQVTLGPKGRNVVLDKSFGAPRITKDGVAVAKDIELDDKFENMGAQMVREVASKAADAAGDGTTTATVLAAAIVREGAKSVAAGMNPMDLKRGIDLAVEAVVADLQKNSKEVTSNEEIAQVGTISANGDQEIGKFLADAVKKVGNEGVITVEEAKSLETELDVVEGMQFDRGYISPYFVTNADKMRVEMDDAYILINEKKLSSLNELLPLLEAVVQSGKPLVIVAEDVEGEALATLVVNRLRGGLKVAAVKAPGFGDRRKAMLQDIAILTGGQAISEDLGIKLENVTLNMLGRAKKVMIDKENTTIVNGAGKKADIEARVAQIKAQIEETTSDYDREKLQERLAKLAGGVAVIRVGGATEVEVKERKDRVDDAMHATRAAVEEGILPGGGVALLRASEQLKGLRTKNDDQKTGVEIVRKALSWPARQIAINAGEDGSIVVGKVLDNEQYSYGFDAQTGEYSNLVSKGIIDPTKVVRIAVQNASSVAALLITTEAMVAELPKKAAAGPAMPPGAGMGGMDF, from the coding sequence ATGTCAGCCAAAGAAGTCAAATTCGGAGTAGACGCGCGGGACCGCATGCTGCGCGGCGTCGACATCCTCGCCAATGCCGTGCAGGTCACGCTCGGTCCAAAGGGTCGCAACGTCGTGCTCGACAAGTCGTTCGGCGCTCCCCGCATCACCAAGGACGGCGTTGCCGTCGCCAAGGACATCGAACTCGATGACAAGTTCGAGAACATGGGCGCCCAGATGGTGCGCGAAGTAGCTTCGAAGGCGGCGGATGCTGCCGGCGACGGCACCACCACTGCGACCGTCCTGGCCGCCGCGATTGTCCGCGAAGGCGCCAAGTCGGTTGCCGCCGGTATGAACCCGATGGACCTGAAGCGCGGTATCGACCTGGCGGTCGAAGCCGTGGTTGCGGACCTCCAGAAGAACTCCAAGGAGGTCACCTCGAATGAGGAGATCGCCCAAGTCGGCACCATTTCGGCCAACGGCGACCAGGAGATCGGCAAGTTCCTCGCCGACGCCGTGAAGAAGGTCGGCAACGAAGGCGTGATCACGGTCGAAGAGGCCAAGTCCCTTGAGACCGAGCTCGACGTCGTTGAGGGCATGCAGTTCGACCGCGGCTACATCTCGCCCTACTTCGTCACCAACGCCGACAAGATGCGCGTTGAGATGGACGACGCCTACATCCTCATCAACGAGAAGAAGCTCTCCTCGCTGAACGAGCTGCTGCCGTTGCTCGAGGCCGTGGTGCAGAGTGGTAAGCCACTGGTCATCGTCGCCGAGGACGTCGAAGGCGAAGCCCTCGCGACCCTGGTCGTGAACCGCCTGCGCGGCGGCCTGAAGGTCGCGGCCGTCAAGGCTCCGGGCTTCGGCGATCGCCGCAAGGCCATGCTGCAGGACATCGCGATCCTGACCGGCGGCCAGGCGATCTCGGAAGATCTCGGCATCAAGCTCGAGAACGTCACGCTCAACATGCTCGGTCGCGCCAAGAAGGTGATGATCGACAAGGAGAACACCACGATCGTCAACGGCGCCGGCAAGAAGGCCGACATCGAGGCGCGCGTGGCCCAGATCAAGGCGCAGATCGAGGAGACCACCTCGGACTACGACCGTGAGAAGCTCCAGGAGCGTCTGGCCAAGCTCGCTGGCGGCGTCGCGGTGATCCGCGTCGGCGGCGCGACCGAGGTCGAGGTGAAGGAGCGCAAGGATCGCGTTGATGACGCGATGCATGCGACCCGCGCCGCTGTCGAGGAAGGCATTCTGCCGGGCGGCGGCGTCGCCCTGCTCCGTGCCTCCGAGCAGCTCAAGGGCCTGCGGACCAAGAACGACGACCAGAAGACCGGCGTCGAGATCGTGCGCAAGGCGCTGTCCTGGCCGGCCCGCCAGATCGCGATTAACGCCGGTGAAGACGGTTCGATCGTGGTCGGCAAAGTCCTGGACAACGAGCAGTACTCTTATGGCTTCGATGCGCAGACGGGCGAGTATAGCAACCTAGTCTCCAAGGGCATCATTGACCCGACCAAGGTCGTGCGTATCGCGGTCCAGAACGCCTCCTCGGTGGCGGCGCTGCTGATCACGACGGAGGCCATGGTTGCCGAGCTGCCGAAGAAGGCCGCGGCCGGTCCAGCAATGCCTCCAGGCGCCGGCATGGGCGGTATGGACTTCTGA
- a CDS encoding DUF418 domain-containing protein has protein sequence MTGGRIGSRTAPGSDAPPKPKSPSERLDSIDVLRGLALFGVLAMNIVTIFRASFFAAFLPNAEPAGPLDRAVAAVLTVAVDFKALALFSLLFGVGLAIQFERLAGNARRIILLVRRLVVLLAIGLVHLYLIWNGDILVEYALAGFVVLPFLGAPRWLMAGAALLLLGLYVTMLVLPPIVPLPGAAEMAALAADAARAYGTGGFFDVLAFRIREVPVIFPLHVLIFPRTVALFLVGAFAWRSGVVRRSSANRRLLFVVATFGILLGGGLSLAAAGQELFDWSSLGRAHFPVEQLGAVVLALGYAAAVIAAVNLSGGRKMLSWAAPVGRMAFTNYLAQSVICGWIFYGYGLGQFGRLGVAATLGIGILVYVAQVVFSAWWLRRYRFGPVEWLWRSCMYGVPQRMRATVNLAIMRTTRAV, from the coding sequence ATGACCGGCGGACGCATCGGCTCGCGAACCGCGCCGGGGAGTGACGCGCCTCCAAAGCCTAAGAGCCCGTCGGAACGGCTCGACTCGATTGACGTGCTGCGGGGCTTGGCCCTGTTCGGCGTGCTCGCCATGAACATCGTCACCATATTTCGGGCCTCCTTCTTCGCGGCGTTCTTGCCGAACGCGGAGCCGGCGGGGCCGCTCGACCGGGCGGTGGCGGCTGTGCTGACGGTCGCCGTCGACTTCAAGGCGCTTGCGCTGTTCTCGCTGCTGTTCGGCGTCGGGCTCGCCATCCAATTCGAGCGGCTTGCCGGCAATGCACGGCGCATTATCTTGCTCGTGCGCAGGCTCGTGGTGTTGCTGGCGATTGGCCTGGTGCATCTCTATTTGATCTGGAACGGCGACATTCTCGTCGAATATGCGCTGGCGGGCTTCGTGGTGCTGCCCTTCCTCGGCGCCCCGCGGTGGCTCATGGCGGGTGCAGCCCTGCTGCTCCTGGGGCTCTACGTGACCATGCTGGTGCTACCGCCGATCGTGCCGCTGCCGGGTGCAGCCGAGATGGCCGCTCTTGCCGCAGACGCGGCGCGTGCCTACGGCACAGGCGGATTTTTCGACGTACTCGCGTTCCGGATCCGGGAGGTGCCGGTGATTTTTCCGCTGCACGTCTTGATCTTTCCGCGCACTGTCGCGCTGTTCCTGGTCGGCGCCTTCGCGTGGCGCAGCGGGGTTGTGCGTCGGTCTTCGGCGAACCGGCGCCTGCTGTTCGTGGTCGCAACCTTTGGCATTCTTCTCGGGGGCGGATTGAGTCTCGCGGCAGCAGGACAAGAGCTCTTCGATTGGTCGTCGCTCGGGCGCGCGCATTTTCCGGTGGAACAGCTGGGGGCGGTCGTATTGGCCCTGGGTTATGCGGCCGCGGTCATCGCCGCTGTGAACCTCTCGGGCGGGCGGAAGATGCTGAGCTGGGCCGCGCCGGTTGGCCGCATGGCGTTCACCAACTATCTGGCGCAATCTGTGATCTGCGGCTGGATCTTCTACGGCTATGGTCTAGGCCAATTTGGTCGCCTCGGCGTGGCCGCGACACTGGGGATCGGCATTTTGGTGTATGTCGCGCAGGTGGTGTTCAGCGCGTGGTGGCTGCGCCGCTATCGGTTCGGTCCTGTCGAGTGGCTCTGGCGCTCGTGCATGTATGGGGTACCGCAGCGGATGCGGGCAACGGTCAATTTAGCCATTATGCGCACGACCAGAGCAGTTTGA
- a CDS encoding FkbM family methyltransferase, which produces MSSVEVHQHIVSLLQKPNPVILDIGCNDGTDTQQFLNLCPQANLYCFEPDPRAIARFKKKLGPSLSKVKLLEIAISDRNGMIDFHPSNADGDAKEWDLSGSIRRPKNHLTEYDWVRFDRPVSVETRRLDDWCSEANLNTVDFIWMDVQGAEADVIAGGMQTLSNTRFVYTEYSDRELYEGQLSLQAILDLLPSFEVEAHFPRAVEGDVLLKNTRF; this is translated from the coding sequence GTGTCCTCTGTCGAAGTACACCAGCACATTGTTTCACTTCTTCAAAAGCCGAATCCCGTCATCCTGGATATCGGCTGCAATGACGGGACCGATACGCAACAGTTTCTCAACCTCTGCCCGCAAGCTAATCTCTACTGCTTTGAGCCGGACCCCAGAGCGATTGCGCGCTTCAAGAAGAAGCTGGGCCCATCGCTTTCTAAGGTGAAGCTGCTTGAAATCGCGATCAGTGATCGAAACGGGATGATCGACTTCCATCCAAGCAATGCAGATGGTGATGCGAAGGAATGGGACCTCTCCGGCTCAATACGCCGGCCGAAGAATCATCTTACTGAGTATGATTGGGTTCGGTTCGATCGCCCTGTCTCGGTTGAAACGCGGCGGCTGGACGACTGGTGCAGCGAAGCCAATCTGAATACGGTGGATTTCATCTGGATGGATGTCCAGGGAGCTGAAGCCGATGTTATCGCTGGAGGCATGCAGACCTTGAGCAACACGCGCTTTGTCTACACGGAATATAGCGACCGCGAGCTCTACGAAGGGCAGTTGTCCCTGCAAGCCATTCTTGACCTATTGCCATCATTCGAAGTGGAGGCCCACTTTCCCCGCGCAGTGGAGGGTGATGTATTGCTCAAAAATACGCGCTTCTAG
- a CDS encoding co-chaperone GroES: MNFRPLHDRVVVKRIDADEKTAGGIIIPDTAKEKPSQGEVIAIGPGGRDETGKLIPIDIQVGDRVLFGKWSGTEVKIDSEELLIMKESDIMGVLTDVFPKKKAA; this comes from the coding sequence ATGAATTTTCGTCCGCTTCACGACCGCGTCGTGGTCAAGCGCATCGACGCCGATGAGAAGACCGCTGGTGGCATTATCATTCCCGACACAGCCAAGGAAAAGCCCTCGCAGGGCGAAGTCATTGCAATTGGCCCGGGCGGCCGCGATGAGACTGGGAAGCTGATTCCGATTGACATCCAGGTCGGGGACCGCGTGCTGTTCGGCAAATGGTCGGGCACCGAAGTCAAGATCGACAGCGAGGAGCTGTTGATCATGAAGGAGAGCGACATCATGGGCGTTCTCACCGACGTGTTTCCCAAGAAGAAAGCCGCCTAA
- a CDS encoding Ulp1 family isopeptidase: MDPHNFDPSNVPAWTRAQQAVPDEHQGGHDAQGVFEQHLTEARPANPGPVSGGGRNHHPHLSTEQRDTIDKAIAQYEAQKSPTPKTVKRYTQALRRLGNHLGAHRQTIDLGDHEALVRYVKTNFPKDEDMKKGLGVLRAYHDPSFVSSGGRPRTMPSADDAPLSERLKASGMTPGSVALYDRSLRRFSKALNRAGYSISGLDHAARIEFAQKWSPKDEHILIALKKVGEAEGVSGAGASRKPSGHAGPSPTLHLYPDDARIIDDLEKAELSMLKPEDSRRKVVQHLAHNQRRFGAWLQGEGRGSIVSRLTGTSEQQKSLNDDHMDFKKASRNADMGFDRLRSYLLLVEANAALGVSPDQTGGQPRPGESNSTWSPHLPSDFEWPTPEAVPDGSSAIYRGLDSLVDLPHSLQEVRDDAQSAGGAAGRPPLFTGPSNTPAQSSDIYCGLNSFVDLPYTPQQMQDDAESAPVGRAAAGPPLFIGPPDTPAQSLDIYSGLNSLVDLPYTPPQVRDDAQSAPMGGAAGRPPLFTEPSDAPAQSSDIYRGLNSLVDLPYTPQQMRDDAQSTPVGGAAGRPPLFTEPSDAPAQSSDIYRGLNSLVDLPYTPQQMRDDAQSAPVGGAARRPPLFTEPSYSRAQSSDIYPDLSSLVDLPYTPPQLRDDAQSAPLGGAAARPPLFTEPPDTPAQSSDIYRGLNSLVDLPYTPQQMRDDAQSAPLGGAAATPPLFTEPPHTPAQSTDIYRGLNSFVDLPYTPRQMQDDAQSAPVLNSGGKPEFFVGRSGVLQELEDIGYRAGEDWQDGSKPVPEFLLGVLDNIEGRPAQFSGPMKVSMNGETYSITLGRRGGRDAQFIDDPRPPPVPGAQPGPTATADYSDHRSGPVLGPTQWLGDEHIQRDYELLAHELQQNNPDLAARTRFVDPLIAQMLRSPFKEVAERALGWVRYDTADFLFLPVSDASDTNRHRRGSHWSLLLVDRRDRGRPVAYHYDSTQGYNDRPAAELAGRLDANLQRVPIRQQQNGYDCGVFVVDGTRELVRRLAARWPDLNLNNLVISREALRDRLGPGVRFN; encoded by the coding sequence ATGGACCCGCACAATTTCGATCCATCCAATGTCCCAGCTTGGACTCGGGCGCAGCAGGCTGTTCCGGACGAGCACCAGGGGGGCCATGACGCGCAAGGGGTCTTTGAGCAGCACTTGACCGAGGCGCGCCCAGCCAATCCGGGTCCTGTCTCCGGTGGCGGCCGCAACCACCATCCCCATCTCTCTACAGAACAGCGGGACACTATCGACAAGGCGATTGCCCAATATGAGGCTCAGAAGAGCCCGACGCCGAAGACAGTTAAGCGCTACACTCAGGCGCTTCGTCGACTAGGAAATCATCTTGGCGCTCATCGCCAAACGATTGATCTGGGGGATCATGAGGCCCTGGTCCGTTACGTCAAGACCAACTTCCCGAAGGACGAAGACATGAAGAAGGGGTTGGGTGTCCTTCGTGCGTATCATGATCCGAGCTTTGTATCTTCTGGCGGGCGGCCGCGCACAATGCCCTCAGCGGACGACGCGCCCCTCTCAGAGCGGCTTAAGGCCAGCGGCATGACGCCGGGCAGCGTCGCTCTTTATGATCGTAGTCTTCGCAGATTTTCTAAAGCGCTTAATCGTGCGGGCTACTCGATATCCGGGCTAGACCACGCCGCGCGCATTGAATTCGCTCAGAAGTGGTCCCCGAAGGACGAGCATATATTGATCGCGTTAAAGAAGGTTGGCGAGGCCGAGGGCGTTTCCGGAGCGGGTGCGTCCCGGAAGCCCAGCGGTCATGCTGGCCCGTCGCCCACATTGCATCTTTACCCCGATGACGCTCGCATCATAGATGACCTGGAAAAGGCAGAGCTGAGCATGCTAAAACCCGAGGACAGCCGGAGAAAAGTTGTTCAACATCTGGCCCACAACCAACGAAGATTCGGTGCTTGGCTTCAAGGGGAGGGGCGAGGGAGCATAGTGAGCCGACTCACCGGCACCAGTGAGCAGCAAAAGTCTTTGAACGACGATCACATGGACTTTAAAAAAGCCAGTCGAAACGCTGACATGGGCTTCGATCGTCTTCGGAGCTACCTATTGCTCGTCGAGGCGAACGCTGCGCTGGGCGTCTCCCCTGACCAGACGGGTGGACAGCCGCGGCCTGGCGAGTCGAACTCAACGTGGTCGCCGCACCTGCCGTCCGATTTCGAGTGGCCGACGCCGGAAGCGGTGCCAGATGGGTCGTCCGCGATCTACCGAGGTCTCGACTCTTTGGTTGATCTGCCGCACTCCTTGCAGGAGGTGAGAGACGATGCTCAGTCCGCGGGTGGGGCTGCGGGGAGACCGCCGCTCTTCACCGGACCATCTAACACGCCAGCTCAGTCGTCAGACATCTACTGCGGTCTCAATTCTTTCGTTGATCTCCCATACACACCGCAGCAGATGCAAGACGATGCTGAGTCCGCGCCGGTGGGTAGGGCTGCCGCCGGACCGCCGCTCTTCATCGGGCCACCTGACACGCCAGCTCAGTCGTTAGACATCTACAGCGGTCTCAATTCTCTCGTGGATTTGCCGTACACACCGCCGCAGGTGCGAGACGATGCTCAGTCAGCGCCGATGGGTGGGGCTGCGGGGAGACCGCCGCTCTTCACCGAACCATCAGACGCGCCAGCTCAGTCGTCAGACATCTACCGCGGTCTCAACTCTTTGGTTGACTTGCCGTACACGCCGCAGCAGATGCGAGATGATGCTCAATCAACGCCGGTGGGTGGGGCTGCGGGGAGACCGCCGCTCTTCACCGAACCATCAGACGCGCCAGCTCAGTCGTCAGACATCTACCGCGGTCTCAACTCTTTGGTTGACTTGCCGTACACGCCGCAGCAGATGCGAGATGATGCTCAATCAGCGCCGGTGGGTGGGGCTGCACGAAGACCGCCGCTCTTCACCGAACCATCCTACTCGCGAGCTCAGTCGTCGGACATCTACCCCGATCTCAGCTCTTTGGTTGATTTGCCGTACACACCGCCGCAGCTGCGAGACGATGCTCAGTCAGCGCCCTTGGGTGGGGCTGCCGCCAGACCGCCGCTCTTCACCGAGCCACCAGACACGCCAGCTCAGTCGTCGGACATCTACCGCGGGCTCAACTCTTTGGTTGATTTGCCGTACACGCCGCAGCAGATGCGAGACGATGCTCAGTCAGCGCCCTTGGGTGGGGCTGCCGCCACACCGCCGCTCTTCACCGAACCACCACACACGCCAGCTCAGTCGACGGACATCTACCGGGGGCTCAACTCTTTCGTTGATTTGCCGTACACACCGCGGCAGATGCAAGATGATGCTCAGTCAGCGCCGGTGCTCAACTCCGGCGGTAAACCCGAATTCTTCGTCGGGCGGTCGGGCGTGCTTCAGGAACTTGAGGACATCGGATACCGAGCCGGCGAGGATTGGCAAGATGGCTCCAAGCCGGTACCGGAGTTCCTGCTCGGTGTCCTGGATAACATCGAGGGCCGGCCGGCCCAGTTCAGCGGCCCAATGAAGGTCTCCATGAACGGTGAGACCTACTCGATCACATTGGGGCGCCGAGGAGGCCGCGACGCGCAATTCATCGACGATCCTCGCCCGCCCCCTGTCCCGGGTGCTCAGCCTGGCCCAACGGCTACCGCTGACTATTCCGACCATCGCAGCGGGCCCGTTCTGGGCCCCACGCAGTGGCTGGGTGACGAGCATATCCAGCGGGATTATGAGCTCCTGGCGCACGAGTTGCAGCAAAACAATCCGGATCTCGCCGCCCGAACGCGGTTCGTGGATCCCCTGATAGCCCAGATGTTGCGATCTCCCTTTAAGGAGGTCGCCGAACGAGCATTAGGGTGGGTTCGCTATGATACAGCCGACTTCTTATTCCTGCCGGTGAGCGATGCCAGCGATACGAATAGACATCGGCGCGGCAGTCACTGGTCGCTGCTGCTGGTTGATCGCCGCGATCGGGGCCGGCCGGTCGCCTATCACTATGACTCCACCCAGGGATACAATGACAGGCCCGCAGCGGAACTCGCAGGACGGCTCGACGCTAACCTGCAACGGGTCCCGATAAGACAGCAGCAGAACGGTTATGACTGCGGCGTCTTTGTCGTGGACGGCACCCGGGAACTGGTTAGGCGATTGGCAGCAAGATGGCCGGACCTGAACCTCAATAATCTTGTCATCAGTCGGGAGGCACTGCGGGACCGACTAGGCCCTGGTGTCCGCTTCAACTGA